In one Sporomusa sphaeroides DSM 2875 genomic region, the following are encoded:
- the trhA gene encoding PAQR family membrane homeostasis protein TrhA, whose protein sequence is MVKNAMTAKVNLEEILNAATHGVGTIFALIGLGVLTVSVYNNGSIWHLLSVIIYGTSLVLLYLSSTLYHSFTNERAKYILKIFDHAAIYVLIAGNYTPFTLIPLHGALGWTIFSVIWVLAIIGIIFQIFFVNRFKVFSTLCYLLMGWFAVVMIKPLLVTLPIEGIYWLVGGGLFYSVGAIFYLVHKIPYNHAIWHLFVLAGSIAHFVAVLKYVLPIPVMG, encoded by the coding sequence ATGGTAAAGAATGCAATGACCGCGAAAGTTAATCTAGAAGAAATATTGAATGCTGCTACACATGGCGTGGGAACGATTTTTGCACTAATCGGACTTGGTGTGCTTACGGTATCAGTCTATAACAATGGAAGTATATGGCATTTACTAAGCGTTATCATCTATGGTACTTCTTTGGTGCTGTTGTACTTGTCATCAACACTTTATCACAGTTTTACTAATGAAAGAGCAAAATATATCCTGAAGATTTTTGATCATGCAGCTATTTATGTACTGATTGCCGGCAACTATACACCGTTCACTCTGATTCCGCTGCATGGCGCACTGGGGTGGACAATCTTTAGTGTAATATGGGTACTCGCGATAATTGGGATCATTTTTCAAATATTTTTTGTCAACCGATTCAAGGTTTTCTCAACCTTATGCTATTTATTAATGGGATGGTTTGCGGTAGTAATGATCAAGCCGTTGTTAGTTACGCTGCCGATTGAGGGTATATACTGGCTGGTAGGCGGCGGCCTTTTTTATTCTGTTGGTGCTATATTTTATTTAGTACACAAGATTCCATATAACCATGCTATCTGGCATTTATTTGTTCTTGCGGGCAGCATCGCCCATTTTGTTGCTGTTTTAAAATATGTTCTGCCTATTCCAGTGATGGGTTAG
- a CDS encoding winged helix-turn-helix transcriptional regulator, producing the protein MSMREQRPINSLKDTPFGYTLSMISGKWKMVILYWLAEAQPIRYNELQRLIGTISHKTLSVQLKELENDGLITREEYPQIPPKVEYSLSEKGLSLYPLMELICQWGEKHKP; encoded by the coding sequence ATGAGCATGAGAGAACAACGCCCAATCAACAGCTTGAAAGATACACCCTTTGGTTATACTTTATCAATGATCAGCGGCAAATGGAAAATGGTCATTTTGTATTGGCTGGCTGAAGCACAGCCAATTCGATATAATGAATTACAACGACTGATCGGTACAATTTCACATAAGACCCTGAGTGTACAACTGAAAGAATTAGAAAATGATGGCCTAATCACACGTGAAGAATATCCTCAGATTCCCCCAAAAGTTGAATACAGCTTATCTGAAAAGGGGCTATCACTTTATCCTTTGATGGAACTAATATGTCAATGGGGAGAAAAACATAAACCATAG
- a CDS encoding DUF1036 domain-containing protein has translation MKKSVLSILFGAFILLAAVMVPQPAEAVNINLRNPYSDTLWTAIVYFEDSSNKWVTRGWYRVDPNSTRNLNFSGSTKKNSVYIHAYTREASWGGSGLDPIKRTVIKESFKYYDGEKCPPGSNRRQVSLDRWYVETDGVVYWRP, from the coding sequence ATGAAAAAAAGCGTGCTTAGTATACTCTTCGGTGCATTTATTCTGTTAGCGGCGGTTATGGTTCCGCAGCCGGCGGAAGCCGTCAATATCAACCTTAGAAATCCTTACTCGGATACCTTATGGACGGCTATTGTATATTTTGAGGATTCGTCCAACAAATGGGTAACAAGAGGCTGGTACAGAGTTGATCCCAACAGTACAAGAAACTTGAACTTTTCCGGTTCGACCAAGAAAAATTCCGTCTATATCCATGCTTACACCCGGGAAGCGTCCTGGGGCGGCAGCGGCCTTGACCCCATAAAGCGGACAGTGATTAAAGAATCCTTCAAATATTATGATGGGGAAAAATGCCCGCCGGGCAGTAACCGCCGGCAGGTGTCCCTTGACCGGTGGTATGTGGAAACCGACGGTGTCGTTTACTGGAGACCCTGA
- a CDS encoding LemA family protein gives MEIILAAGAAVLFAVYWSINTSNNFRRILVKIEEADSGIEVALTQRYDTLTKLLAVCKNYAKYETEALTAVVRLRQSMSVTEKAAASQQMDEIFRRVNILAEAYPELKASENYINLQDAIAAVEDHLQAARRVYNMNVSAYNQAIAVFPASIIAGLQHRTPQAFFEAEAGKKDDVAMNFD, from the coding sequence ATGGAAATTATCCTTGCTGCGGGAGCAGCCGTCCTTTTTGCCGTTTACTGGTCCATTAACACATCCAATAATTTCAGGCGGATACTGGTCAAAATCGAAGAAGCCGATTCCGGTATCGAGGTTGCGCTGACTCAGCGTTATGACACGCTGACCAAGCTGCTGGCAGTCTGCAAAAACTATGCAAAATATGAGACCGAAGCCCTGACTGCCGTGGTCCGGCTGCGGCAAAGCATGTCTGTCACCGAAAAAGCCGCAGCCAGTCAGCAGATGGACGAGATTTTCCGCCGGGTCAATATCCTTGCCGAAGCTTATCCTGAACTCAAAGCCAGTGAAAACTATATAAATCTTCAGGACGCTATCGCCGCCGTCGAAGACCATCTGCAGGCAGCCCGCCGGGTCTACAACATGAACGTGTCGGCTTACAACCAGGCCATTGCCGTGTTTCCCGCCAGTATTATCGCCGGGCTGCAGCACCGGACACCTCAGGCGTTTTTTGAAGCCGAGGCTGGCAAAAAAGATGATGTGGCGATGAATTTTGACTGA